The Pyrenophora tritici-repentis strain M4 chromosome 2, whole genome shotgun sequence genome window below encodes:
- a CDS encoding UhpC, Sugar phosphate permease, with protein MGSDDDDVGKSAAPVSAGPSSAKQMGVQRDVEVGNEGIDIDRIERVYAKLDRRILPAFWVLYFICSAIRSNIGLAQTMNLAEGHDLGSVLDITPKQVSTGLALFYVCYVIFDLPSNLIMSRVSPHAWMSRIVTCVGIIGMCLTAMNADWNLYLLRLLLGIVIAGMWPGMSYYLTLFYPPSRTGKRIGRYFTASQMSAAVVGLVSAGFQKMDGLGGLVGFQWMFLLYGIVGFIVGISLLWWLPDRPLPPGQVRQRSGWMKWLPEGRPALEGEDARIHYEDLTRVYSRKLWTMKDLWHVVIDWRIYPLVVMYFGVVGVGNGTQAYATVIIRGINPDLTGIQLSLLSAPIWIMDLIAILLVTPISDRFHHHRPAFFSAAVVVQIAGLLIATFAKNWSRYGGILLIGFGLGPTVPICMAWSNEIFQPRHGEVGVAAAAALVSGLGNLGSILTTYALYSGWPEDAKAGPHKYRKSNFVMIGILCGSILSAGSMVVLLRVFGGDKAKQVSSASSTSEGEAVYVDGAARREVQQRGLGRMFCFR; from the exons ATGGGTTccgatgatgatgatgttgGAAAGAGTGCTGCACCTGTGTCTGCGGGGCCGAGTTCGGCGAAGCAAATGGGTGTACAGAGGGATGTTGAAGTAGGGAATGAGGGTATTGATATTGATAGGATTGAGAGGGTATATGC CAAACTTGACCGGCGTATCCTTCCAGCCTTCTGGGTCTTGTACTTCATATGCTCAGCCATACGCTCCAACATCGGTCTCGCGCAAACTATGAATCTGGCAGAAGGCCACGATCTAGGTTCTGTGCTTGACATCACACCCAAGCAGGTGTCGACGGGTCTGGCGCTGTTCTACGTCTGCTATGTGATTTTTGATCTGCCGTCTAATCTCATCATGTCGAGGGTGAGCCCGCATGCGTGGATGAGTCGGATTGTCACGTGTGTGGGCATTATTGGCATGTGCTTGACTGCTATGAATGCGGATTGGAACCTCTA TCTGCTGCGGTTACTGCTTGGTATTGTCATTGCGGGCATGTGGCCTGGCATGTCGTATTATCTAACTCTGTTCTACCCTCCCTCTCGCACTGGCAAACGCATTGGACGCTACTTCACGGCCTCGCAAATGTCAGCGGCAGTTGTGGGTTTGGTTTCTGCAGGCTTTCAGAAGATGGACGGTCTGGGTGGATTGGTCGGGTTCCAATGGATGTTTCTCTTGTACGGCATTGTCGGTTTTATCGTTGGTATATCGCTTCTCTGGTGGCTTCCCGACCGGCCCCTACCTCCAGGCCAAGTTCGTCAGCGAAGCGGATGGATGAAGTGGCTACCAGAGGGTAGACCAGCTTTGGAGGGCGAAGACGCACGTATCCATTACGAGGACTTGACGCGTGTTTACAGTCGCAAGTTGTGGACTATGAAGGACCTCTGGCACGTGGTCATTGACTGGAGGATTTACCCACTTGTCGTCATGTACTTTGGGGTGGTGGGCGTGGGAAACGGCACGCAGGCGTATGCGACGGTCATTATTCGGGGCATCAACCCGGATCTAACGGGTATTCAGTTGAGTTTGCTGTCTGCGCCCATTTGGATT ATGGACCTCATCGCTATTCTACTCGTCACGCCAATTTCGGATCGATTCCACCATCATCGACCTGCCTTCTTCAGCGCGGCCGTCGTAGTTCAAATTGCCGGTCTTTTGATTGCAACATTTGCAAAGAACTGGTCACGGTATGGGGGAATTCTGCTGATTGGTTTCGGGCTTGGACCGACAGTACCCATTTGCATGGCGTGGTCCAACGAGATTTTCCAGCCCCGACATGGAGAAGTCGGCGTAGCAGCAGCCGCCGCACTCGTGTCTGGACTTGGAAATCTAGGAAGCATTCTGACGACTTATGCGCTGTACTCGGGATGGCCTGAAGATGCCAAGGCCGGACCTCACAAATACCGCAAAAGCAACTTTGTCATGATTGGCATCCTGTGTGGTAGTATCCTCAGTGCAGGTAGCATGGTCGTTTTACTGAGAGTTTTTGGAGGCGACAAGGCGAAACAGGTCAGCAGCGCCAGTTCGACCAGCGAGGGCGAGGCTGTCTACGTCGATGGGGCAGCGCGGCGCGAGGTGCAGCAGCGGGGGCTTGGCCGTATGTTCTGCTTCCGATGA
- a CDS encoding SPS1, Serine-threonine protein kinase: MSAAIDNEDLEELSISMPAQRRGAGGASTTKTQDAALATPAALGTAVQESKSKDSKANQRLGQYTIVRTLGEGSFGKVKLATHQVSGQKVALKIINRKRLVTRDMAGRIEREIQYLQLLRHPHIIKLYTVITTPTEIIMVLEYAGGELFDYIVNHGKLQEAQARKFFQQIVCAVEYCHRHKIVHRDLKPENLLLDHDSNVKIADFGLSNIMTDGNFLKTSCGSPNYAAPEVISGKLYAGPEVDVWSCGVILYVLLVGRLPFDDEYIPTLFKKIAAGQYSTPSYLSPGATSLIKKMLMVNPVHRITIPELRQDPWFTTDLPPYLEPPVQDFFDSGADPNKAIDPKALAPTADAPRVQALHENVVSKLGKTMGYAKHDVQDALARDEPSAIKDAYLIVRENEMMRDNPLLTNDNGVPVWNHQSPPTHESHMDKFRPQSLNAASRPQFIPPSTKEHERARQGSNASSQLAMVRSPVSTVAILPSSLTEYHKAYMKGHPRPLSRVQDTDGLPPTPEQTEEQRQISARRLKPNFRTLPEAGRSKPEPMTSLPAKKPRATKWQFGIRSRNQPAEAMLAIFKALKAMGADWEIPKIRRAGGRSGSRSPSTSKAPGSPKSRSQSQDSISSHSSHEGQGARANSPRREPLTVRNNSAYEQETRGRQKRHYNHTNDWGYHVPEDPWVINARFRKEGMFPPGVAHPSSTHSSRVDLANDPSGLRRRSSTNASTSSAHAVDGMTSAERAATEDHHQHLHSDEAVFIYMSIQLYSIDRDFFVVDFKCAGYERLVSNLVREIKASSSSLSSSQPHQHHQDGWDDEQGVWRRLAENEPLPPDLANKLREGDTGILRERTELVGVGRQEGEKIVTSPFPFLDVARM; this comes from the exons ATGTCGGCCGCAATCGACAATGAAGATCTCGAGGAGCTCTCCATCTCCATGCCTGCTCAGCGGCGCGGAGCTGGGGGCGCCAGCACTACAAAGACACAAGATGCCGCCCTTGCGACGCCTGCCGCTCTCGGCACAGCCGTGCAGGAAAGCAAGAGCAAGGACTCCAAGGCGAATCAGCGGCTGGGACAGTACACGATAGTTCGTACGCTTGGAGAGGGCTCCTTTGGCAAGGTCAAGCTGGCCACGCACCAGGTCAGCGGCCAAAAGGTCGCCCTCAAGATCATCAACCGCAAGAGACTGGTGACGCGAGACATGGCGGGCAGGATAGAGCGCGAGATCCAGTATCTGCAACTGCTGCGGCATCCGCACATTATCAAGCT ATACACCGTCATAACCACGCCCACGGAAATCATCATGGTCCTGGAGTACGCTGGCGGCGAGTTGTTCGACTACATTGTCAACCACGGGAAGCTGCAAGAGGCCCAGGCTAGAAAGTTCTTCCAGCAAATCGTATGCGCCGTCGAATACTGCCACAGACACAAGATTGTCCACCGAGACTTGAAGCCCGAGAACCTGCTGCTCGACCACGACAGCAACGTCAAAATCGCAGACTTTGGCCTGAGCAACATTATGACAGATGGCAATTTCCTCAAGACGAGCTGCGGCAGCCCAAACTACGCTGCGCCCGAAGTCATATCTGGAAAGCTGTATGCCGGCCCCGAAGTCGACGTTTGGAGTTGCGGTGTCATTCTCTACGTGCTGTTGGTTGGTCGACTACCTTTTGACGACGAGTATATCCCTACACTTTTTAAGAAGATTGCAGCTGGACAATACAGCACACCGAGCTATCTGTCACCGGGTGCCACGTCCCTGATTAAGAAAATGCTCATGGTCAACCCCGTCCACCGCATCACCATCCCCGAACTCCGACAAGATCCATGGTTCACCACAGACCTACCCCCATACCTGGAGCCACCTGTTCAAGACTTCTTCGATAGTGGAGCCGACCCTAACAAAGCAATCGATCCCAAGGCTCTAGCCCCAACCGCCGATGCCCCTCGTGTCCAGGCCTTGCACGAAAATGTCGTCTCCAAGCTCGGAAAAACAATGGGCTACGCAAAGCATGACGTCCAAGACGCCTTGGCACGTGACGAGCCGAGCGCAATCAAGGACGCCTACTTGATTGTGCGCGAGAATGAGATGATGCGGGATAACC CATTACTGACCAACGACAACGGCGTACCGGTATGGAATCACCAGTCGCCTCCCACCCACGAGAGTCACATGGACAAGTTCAGACCACAATCGTTGAACGCTGCTTCCCGTCCCCAGTTCATCCCCCCCTCGACCAAGGAGCATGAAAGGGCGCGTCAAGGCTCAAATGCTAGTAGCCAGCTCGCAATGGTGCGCAGTCCCGTTAGCACAGTGGCTATCTTGCCTAGCAGTCTTACCGAATACCATAAAGCGTACATGAAAGGTCACCCACGGCCGCTGAGCAGAGTCCAGGATACAGATGGTCTCCCACCGACTCCAGAACAGACGGAAGAGCAACGGCAAATCTCAGCTCGTAGGCTGAAGCCTAACTTCCGCACTCTACCTGAAGCCGGAAGGTCAAAACCTGAACCAATGACAAGCCTACCCGCTAAGAAACCGCGAGCGACCAAGTGGCAATTTGGTATTCGTTCAAGGAATCAGCCTGCAGAGGCCATGCTGGCCATCTTCAAGGCACTGAAAGCCATGGGTGCTGACTGGGAGATACCCAAGATACGCCGAGCGGGTGGAAGAAGCGGATCCCGCAGTCCAAGTACATCCAAGGCGCCTGGATCACCAAAGTCGCGGAGTCAGTCACAAGACTCGATATCGTCTCACTCATCGCATGAAGGTCAAGGTGCGCGCGCCAACTCGCCACGCCGAGAGCCGCTTACCGTACGCAACAACAGCGCATACGAGCAAGAGACAAGAGGCCGGCAGAAGAGACACTACAACCACACCAACGACTGGGGCTACCACGTCCCCGAAGACCCATGGGTCATAAACGCCCGCTTCCGCAAAGAAGGCATGTTCCCCCCCGGCGTCGCCCACCCATCCTCCACCCACTCGTCACGCGTCGACCTCGCAAACGACCCCTCTGGTCTCCGCCGCCGCAGCTCCACAAACGCCAGCACATCCAGCGCCCATGCCGTCGACGGCATGACATCAGCAGAGCGCGCCGCCACCGAAGACCATCACCAACACCTCCATTCGGACGAAGCAGTCTTCATCTACATGTCGATCCAACTCTACAGCATCGACCGCGACTTCTTCGTCGTAGACTTCAAATGCGCCGGCTACGAACGCCTCGTCTCGAACCTCGTCCGCGAAATCAAAGCCTCGTCTTCTTCCCTGTCTAGCTCGCAACCTCACCAGCATCACCAGGACGGCTGGGACGACGAACAGGGCGTCTGGCGCAGACTAGCAGAAAACGAACCCCTCCCCCCTGATCTGGCGAATAAATTGAGAGAAGGTGATACGGGCATTTTGAGAGAGCGCACTGAACTTGTGGGTGTCGGACGTCAGGAGGGCGAGAAGATTGTTACTAGTCCATTTCCGTTTTTGGATGTGGCTA GGATGTAG
- a CDS encoding Wzb, Protein-tyrosine-phosphatase → MADSTKSPKPVSVLFVCLGNICRSTMAEGVFQSLTSPSHPLITTIDSCGTGAYHVGSSPDSRTMSTLRAANITTYKHSARKFSPRTDFGDFDYILCMDDENLADVEALRREEVRRLGGSEEGVGKVMLFV, encoded by the exons ATGGCCGACTCCACGAAATCCCCCAAACCCGTCTCCGTCCTCTTCGTCTGCCTCGGCAACATAT GTCGCTCCACAATGGCCGAAGGAGTATTCCAATCCCTCACATCCCCATCACACCCCCTAATCACCACCATCGACTCCTGCGGCACCGGCGCCTACCACGTCGGCTCCTCCCCCGACTCACGTACCATGTCCACCCTCCGCGCCGCCAACATAACCACCTACAAGCACTCGGCACGGAAATTCTCGCCCCGCACCGACTTTGGCGACTTCGACTACATCCTGTGCATGGACGACGAGAATCTCGCTGATGTGGAGGCGTTGCGGAGAGAAGAGGTTAGGAGGTTGGGGGGCAGCGAGGAAGGTGTGGGCAAGGTCATGTTGTTTG TGTAG